Within Chrysiogenia bacterium, the genomic segment TGTTCAGGGCGACCTCGGAAACCATCTCTGCGCCATGGAACCAGCGGTGCTTGATCACCACGTCTTCCTTCGCGCCCAGGATTTCGCTGAAGCAGTAGAGCTTCTCGGTATCGGCGAAGAAGTGCTCGCTGATGCCGACCGGTTCCTTCTCTGCAATGTCGGCGGCGACGAAGAGGTCGCCCACGGTGTAGCCCACGTCGGCGGCGGCGCTCTCATCCTTGTTCTTGCTGTCACAGGCGCCAAAGCCCAGTGTCAAAACGAGGGCCAGCAGCGCCAGCCAGGTGATGTGTGTCTTCATGTACGGATCCTTTCCTTTGTGGTCTCCCCCGCAACCGGGGGAGATGCCCCGCAGGGGCAGAGGGGGTGTGCGATCTGGCACGCGGCTCCCCCTCAGTTCGGCCTTGCCGGACAGCTCCCCCGGCAGCGTGGGAGAAAGATATAGTTCAAAAACTCTCTTACACCAGCCGATCCAGCAGTTGTTCAATGTTGCGGATACCTTCAACTTCGGCGCCCTTGGGGATCTGGCCTCGCCCCATGCGCGTGAGATTTCCCTGCGGGATCCAGAAGCGCGTGAAGCCCATGCGCACGCCCTCGGCAATGCGCGCGTCCGCTTGGGATACCGCGCGGACTTCTCCGGCAAGGCCGACCTCGCCGAAGGTAATCGCCTTGGGATCGACCGGGCGCCCCATGGACGAGGACGCGATGCTCGTCAGGATCGCCAGGTCGGCCGCGGGCTCGGTGAGCGAGACACCGCCGGCAGCGTTCACAAAAACATCCTGGTCGGCCAGGTGAATCCCGCCCCGCTTTTCCAGAACGGCAGCCAGAAGCTGCGTTCGCTGGTTGTCCACGCCCAGCGAGGTCCGCCGCGGGTTGCCGAGGCGCGAGTCGGCGACGAGCGCCTGCACTTCGGCAAGCAACGGGCGGGTGCCCTCCAGCGCGCAGGTAACCAC encodes:
- a CDS encoding DUF2914 domain-containing protein, yielding MKTHITWLALLALVLTLGFGACDSKNKDESAAADVGYTVGDLFVAADIAEKEPVGISEHFFADTEKLYCFSEILGAKEDVVIKHRWFHGAEMVSEVALNIRGSKWRTWSSKTIGPGMTGDWRVQVTSEDGKVLKETSFVIGQ
- a CDS encoding DNA repair protein RadA — its product is VVTCALEGTRPLLAEVQALVADSRLGNPRRTSLGVDNQRTQLLAAVLEKRGGIHLADQDVFVNAAGGVSLTEPAADLAILTSIASSSMGRPVDPKAITFGEVGLAGEVRAVSQADARIAEGVRMGFTRFWIPQGNLTRMGRGQIPKGAEVEGIRNIEQLLDRLV